The Cellulomonas sp. S1-8 genome has a window encoding:
- a CDS encoding metallopeptidase family protein, with amino-acid sequence MSPLGPSRPPAPGDGARLPALRRRAAGVATPSTPPAPVRRRDRRGRGPRGPVLPMSTPAYRTRAERFDDLVLDAVEDLERRWARQLDGAEFAVEDVPPSNPAPWEHGGVPLGRYFPADSGLPHRVVVYRRPVEARASDAADLADLVRDVVVEQVAHLLGRSPDEVDPGYDDGH; translated from the coding sequence GTGAGCCCGCTCGGCCCGTCCCGCCCCCCCGCACCCGGTGACGGCGCGCGGCTGCCCGCGCTGCGCCGTCGGGCGGCAGGCGTCGCCACCCCGTCGACACCGCCCGCCCCCGTGCGTCGGCGCGACCGCCGCGGCCGCGGGCCGCGCGGGCCCGTCCTGCCGATGAGCACCCCCGCCTACCGCACGCGCGCCGAGCGGTTCGACGACCTGGTCCTGGACGCCGTGGAGGACCTCGAGCGGCGTTGGGCGCGCCAGCTGGACGGCGCGGAGTTCGCGGTGGAGGACGTGCCGCCGTCCAACCCGGCGCCCTGGGAGCACGGCGGCGTCCCACTGGGCCGGTACTTCCCGGCGGACTCCGGTCTGCCGCACCGTGTGGTGGTGTACCGCCGACCCGTCGAGGCACGCGCGTCCGACGCCGCGGACCTGGCGGACCTGGTGCGCGACGTCGTCGTGGAACAGGTCGCCCACCTGCTCGGCCGCAGCCCGGACGAGGTCGACCCGGGCTATGACGACGGGCACTGA
- a CDS encoding Trm112 family protein translates to MTATDRPATDLEPWARALLRCPVTGAALVDGVAADGSPVLVSTDPERPLAYPVVDGIPVLLVDEARPAS, encoded by the coding sequence ATGACGGCGACCGACCGCCCCGCGACCGACCTCGAGCCGTGGGCGCGTGCGCTCCTGCGCTGCCCCGTGACGGGCGCCGCGCTCGTCGACGGTGTCGCAGCCGACGGCTCGCCGGTCCTCGTGTCGACGGACCCCGAGCGGCCCCTGGCCTATCCCGTGGTCGACGGCATCCCCGTGCTGCTCGTCGACGAGGCGCGCCCGGCCTCCTGA
- a CDS encoding stage II sporulation protein M codes for MDLDAYTRARTPTWQRLDELARRRGLTGAEADELVALYQATATDLSAVRSAAPDPETVTRLSQVLVRARSRLAGTHAPSLSDVTSFVVLRLPAALYRIRWWTVAVTAAFLAVAVATGVLVATSPDALALMGTPSEQQEYVDTAFEEYYTPGVGFAAMVWTNNAFIAAVCIGTGITGFLPAYMLATNAVNVGAAGGLMAAHGRLDVFLQLIAPHGLLELTAIFVAGAAGLRLFWTWVDPGPRTRGRALAQEGRALFTVAIGLVGVLAVSGLVEGFVTGSALPWPVKVAVGVVVLTAFWAYVLVLGRRAVGAGHTGDLDADRAGYSVATAG; via the coding sequence GTGGACCTCGACGCCTACACCCGCGCGCGCACGCCGACCTGGCAGCGCCTCGACGAGCTCGCACGGCGGCGCGGACTGACCGGTGCCGAGGCCGACGAGCTCGTGGCGCTGTACCAGGCGACCGCGACCGACCTGTCGGCGGTGCGCTCCGCCGCCCCCGACCCCGAGACGGTGACGCGCCTGTCGCAGGTGCTGGTGCGCGCGCGCTCCCGGCTCGCCGGCACGCACGCACCGTCGCTGTCCGACGTCACCTCGTTCGTCGTCCTGCGGCTGCCCGCGGCGCTCTACCGCATCCGGTGGTGGACCGTCGCCGTCACCGCCGCGTTCCTGGCCGTCGCGGTCGCCACCGGCGTGCTGGTGGCGACCTCGCCCGACGCGCTCGCGCTGATGGGGACGCCGAGCGAGCAGCAGGAGTACGTCGACACCGCCTTCGAGGAGTACTACACGCCGGGCGTGGGCTTCGCCGCGATGGTCTGGACGAACAACGCCTTCATCGCCGCGGTGTGCATCGGCACCGGGATCACGGGCTTCCTGCCGGCGTACATGCTGGCGACCAACGCGGTGAACGTCGGCGCGGCCGGCGGGCTCATGGCCGCGCACGGGCGCCTCGACGTGTTCCTGCAGCTCATCGCACCGCACGGGCTCCTGGAGCTGACCGCGATCTTCGTCGCCGGCGCCGCCGGGCTGCGGCTGTTCTGGACGTGGGTCGACCCGGGCCCGCGCACCCGGGGGAGGGCGCTCGCGCAGGAGGGGCGCGCCCTGTTCACGGTCGCGATCGGCCTGGTCGGCGTGCTGGCCGTGTCGGGTCTGGTCGAGGGCTTCGTCACCGGGTCCGCGCTGCCGTGGCCCGTCAAGGTCGCGGTGGGCGTCGTCGTGCTGACCGCGTTCTGGGCGTACGTGCTGGTGCTCGGCCGGCGCGCGGTCGGGGCGGGGCACACCGGCGACCTCGACGCCGACCGCGCGGGCTACTCGGTCGCGACGGCAGGCTGA
- a CDS encoding winged helix DNA-binding domain-containing protein has protein sequence MLDDRGLNRALLARQHLLARTTGTVPAIVEHLVGMQAQNPWSPFLGLWSRVEGFATRDLDAALLDRSVLRIAVMRSTVHLVTAGDAPVLAALARSVMARELRANARRRAALEVVDLDRLVEDAGAYLRAAPRLTTDLGAHLARTWPAAHPQDLSAFARALLPLVQVTPRGLWQHPSATTWTTLDAWVPDAAASVPADADVRTRALEAVVLRYLAAFGPASVADVQTWSGLTGLRDVVTGLRDRLVAVAATPTGPGGRVRELLDLPDAPRPDPDVPAPVRLLPDYDNLWLAHAQRTRVIDDAHRRRLQTPNGRLPCAVLVDGRVRATWAVERERTGSGRGERRTSATLTVTPLEPLSRAEQRAVLAEAERCVRFVADDADAHAVRYAG, from the coding sequence GTGCTCGACGACCGCGGCCTGAACCGCGCACTGCTGGCGCGGCAGCACCTGCTCGCCCGCACCACGGGCACCGTCCCCGCGATCGTGGAGCACCTCGTGGGGATGCAGGCGCAGAACCCGTGGTCGCCGTTCCTGGGCCTGTGGAGCCGCGTCGAGGGCTTCGCGACGCGCGACCTGGACGCCGCCCTGCTGGACCGCAGCGTGCTGCGGATCGCGGTGATGCGCTCGACCGTGCACCTGGTCACCGCGGGCGACGCGCCGGTGCTCGCCGCGCTGGCACGGTCCGTCATGGCGCGTGAGCTGCGCGCGAACGCCCGCCGCAGGGCGGCGCTGGAGGTCGTCGACCTCGACCGCCTCGTCGAGGACGCGGGCGCGTACCTGCGGGCCGCACCGCGGCTCACCACGGACCTCGGCGCGCACCTCGCACGGACGTGGCCCGCGGCGCACCCGCAGGACCTCTCGGCGTTCGCCCGCGCCCTGCTCCCGCTGGTGCAGGTGACGCCGCGCGGGCTGTGGCAGCACCCGTCCGCCACGACGTGGACGACCCTGGACGCGTGGGTCCCGGACGCCGCGGCGTCCGTCCCCGCGGACGCGGACGTGCGCACGCGTGCGCTCGAGGCGGTGGTGCTGCGCTACCTGGCGGCGTTCGGGCCCGCGAGCGTCGCCGACGTGCAGACGTGGTCCGGCCTGACGGGCCTGCGCGACGTCGTCACCGGGCTGCGCGACCGGCTCGTGGCCGTCGCGGCCACGCCGACCGGGCCGGGCGGACGCGTGCGCGAGCTGCTCGACCTGCCCGACGCACCCCGCCCCGACCCGGACGTGCCGGCACCCGTGCGGCTCCTGCCCGACTACGACAACCTGTGGCTCGCGCACGCGCAGCGCACCCGCGTGATCGACGACGCCCACCGACGACGGCTGCAGACGCCCAACGGGCGGCTGCCCTGCGCGGTGCTCGTCGACGGGCGCGTGCGCGCGACGTGGGCAGTCGAGCGCGAGCGCACCGGGTCGGGACGCGGGGAGCGTCGGACGTCGGCGACCCTCACCGTGACGCCGCTCGAACCGCTGTCGCGGGCCGAGCAGCGCGCCGTGCTCGCCGAGGCGGAACGCTGCGTGCGGTTCGTCGCCGACGACGCCGACGCCCACGCCGTGCGGTACGCCGGGTGA
- a CDS encoding RDD family protein, protein MTATTPHPAQLQDGVVIGEGVLLETRPASVASRLLGAIVDLLALFVLAVVTALVLGGLDVTVDAYAGRILLIVLIVTVTVVLPTTVETLSRGRSLGKLVAGVRIVRDDGGPITFRQAFVRALVGFGELWLTLGSVAVICSIAHPRGKRVGDILAGTYGSRVRSAAPVRTAAVMPPHLAGWATHADVARLPDGLALAVRQFLGRAALLHPGSRAELAQRLAADLRPFVSPQPPPGTHPEAFLSAVLAERGRRETLVELERVRREQAEAVLLRRLPHGVPDPDA, encoded by the coding sequence GTGACCGCCACGACGCCGCACCCGGCTCAGCTGCAGGACGGCGTCGTCATCGGCGAGGGCGTCCTGCTCGAGACCCGACCGGCGTCGGTCGCGTCGCGGCTCCTCGGCGCGATCGTCGACCTGCTCGCGCTCTTCGTCCTCGCGGTCGTCACCGCTCTCGTGCTGGGCGGCCTGGACGTGACGGTCGACGCGTACGCGGGGCGGATCCTGCTGATCGTGCTGATCGTGACCGTGACGGTCGTGCTGCCGACCACGGTCGAGACCCTGAGCCGTGGCCGCTCGCTCGGCAAGCTCGTCGCAGGGGTGCGGATCGTGCGTGACGACGGCGGCCCGATCACGTTCCGCCAGGCGTTCGTGCGCGCCCTGGTGGGCTTCGGTGAGCTGTGGCTCACCCTGGGCTCGGTCGCCGTGATCTGCTCGATCGCCCACCCGCGCGGCAAGCGCGTCGGCGACATCCTGGCGGGGACCTACGGCTCACGGGTGCGGTCCGCGGCGCCCGTGCGGACGGCCGCCGTCATGCCGCCGCACCTGGCCGGCTGGGCGACGCACGCCGACGTCGCGCGCCTTCCCGACGGGCTCGCGCTCGCGGTCCGTCAGTTCCTCGGCCGTGCCGCCCTGCTGCACCCGGGCTCACGCGCCGAGCTCGCGCAGCGGCTGGCCGCGGACCTGCGCCCGTTCGTGAGCCCGCAGCCGCCGCCCGGTACCCACCCCGAGGCGTTCCTGTCCGCGGTGCTCGCCGAGCGCGGACGCCGCGAGACCCTCGTCGAGCTCGAGCGTGTCCGTCGCGAGCAGGCGGAGGCCGTGCTGCTGCGACGGCTGCCGCACGGGGTTCCCGACCCCGACGCCTGA
- a CDS encoding DUF3499 domain-containing protein codes for MRSVRQCSRTACPHAAVATLTYVYADSTAVLGPLAQLAEPHSYDLCVEHADRLTAPRGWEVVRLLPDLQSVAPSHDDLVALADAVREAGRRRTPEPAPALATAPPPLPDTARRRGHLRVVPGATPGEQP; via the coding sequence GTGAGATCCGTCCGGCAGTGCTCGCGCACGGCGTGCCCGCACGCCGCGGTCGCGACGCTCACCTACGTCTACGCCGACTCGACCGCCGTGCTGGGGCCGCTCGCGCAGCTGGCCGAGCCCCACTCGTACGACCTGTGCGTCGAGCACGCGGACCGGCTCACGGCCCCGCGCGGCTGGGAGGTCGTCCGGCTGCTGCCCGACCTGCAGTCCGTCGCACCGAGCCACGACGACCTGGTGGCGCTCGCCGACGCGGTCCGCGAGGCCGGGCGACGTCGCACCCCTGAGCCCGCGCCCGCGCTCGCCACGGCACCGCCGCCGCTGCCCGACACCGCGCGCCGACGGGGACACCTCCGCGTCGTGCCCGGTGCGACCCCGGGCGAGCAGCCGTGA